From Flavobacterium sp. 102, a single genomic window includes:
- a CDS encoding type B 50S ribosomal protein L31, with amino-acid sequence MKKGIHPENYRLVAFKDMSNEDVFITKSTVETKETITHEGVEYPVFKMEISRTSHPFYTGKSKLIDTAGRIDKFKTKYAKHAK; translated from the coding sequence ATGAAAAAAGGAATTCACCCGGAAAATTACAGATTAGTTGCTTTCAAAGACATGTCAAACGAAGATGTTTTTATCACTAAATCAACAGTAGAAACTAAAGAAACTATCACGCACGAAGGTGTTGAATATCCAGTTTTCAAAATGGAGATCTCTAGAACTTCTCACCCTTTTTATACAGGTAAATCTAAACTTATCGATACTGCAGGACGTATTGATAAATTCAAAACAAAATACGCGAAACACGCAAAATAG